The DNA region CGGTTGCAACTGGCCGAGCCGACTGAGGAATGCGTGCGGCTGTTTAGTGGCAGTGTCACGGGGCTGGCCGTGCGGCTCCGCGATTGGAAGTTTCCCGTTGTCTGTGACCTCAAGGAGGGGCGCGTGCACTTCGACAATTACGAAGGCGGCTGGGGCGATCGCCGCGAGCTGGATCGCTTCCTGCAAGCTTACGCCGTCGAAAAAGCTCGACTCGAGGCCCATCGACATGGGCACAGCATCGTCGAGCAACGGCTACCCGATGGCTCGATCAAGCTCACGATCCAACTGTCCGGAGGTGCTGCATGACGCGCGTGATCGAGATCCTTGTCTCGCCCGAGGGACAGACCCAGCTTCAAACCCGTGGAATTGCGGGACCAAGCTGTCAGGAGGCTAGCCGGTTTCTGGAAACCGCGCTGGGGCAGGTTACCGCCGAACAACGGACGGCTGAGTACCACCTGCCGGCGACTCGGGCACCGCGGCTGCAAACGGGTTCGTCATGATCCCCTTCTGGGGTTGTCTGTGCGC from Pirellulales bacterium includes:
- a CDS encoding DUF2997 domain-containing protein; protein product: MTRVIEILVSPEGQTQLQTRGIAGPSCQEASRFLETALGQVTAEQRTAEYHLPATRAPRLQTGSS
- a CDS encoding DUF1257 domain-containing protein — encoded protein: MSHIVTIETQVRDRAAVAAACRRLQLAEPTEECVRLFSGSVTGLAVRLRDWKFPVVCDLKEGRVHFDNYEGGWGDRRELDRFLQAYAVEKARLEAHRHGHSIVEQRLPDGSIKLTIQLSGGAA